The Marasmius oreades isolate 03SP1 chromosome 11, whole genome shotgun sequence genome includes a region encoding these proteins:
- a CDS encoding uncharacterized protein (BUSCO:EOG09260OE9), giving the protein MKDTTSSHIVSLRSLTASNHWGTSTTYRPALNLRKVAHLIRQYHDDTDDASVPEPETTGKGKKRARSPSSDETCDRKRLKTISGVSATHDGPNQNNPYPIPFMKYPLFSGWKPTSPVRSSPDGPIHSVPVFHHVFDIQFSNIVAEDVTAAQPLTDDWLAEEEWFAKELDKQFGTVSEPLFLELGDVYFSKYRNWTLVLSENGGEPEEGEACFEWLSLLPAYNPDNIDANEYELSSPEIEELLPAILVLQQNDRAHITGFAKLAILPHKEIPFSLQIDLTVSLLTPTIFKSPTVSYKVQRTLIEDTQRRFLHFLYPPSPPPSSFKGCNNVAFYYSVMRPAPELLTKDAEAAMQPDGLLSTVLLPFQRRTVGWMLEREGMDVLEDGRIQPSETPKDFDFWYRAEEEGGHVWYFNRLTRMISEERPRRCPAYGGILAEEPGLGKTVETIALISLNPAPSDRQPSMMRWDPESQVAVKAIKSTLIVTPQALQSQWIDELKAHAPHLKVLVYDGWLKINLPVTSTQIEKAKEIMAQTKRKVEKKAARPATKAAATAKIKGKGKRGTSNEENAAPGPSDQDVEEEVLDWYTYAHSFDVVITTYNVLQSDLNVARLPPARPRRTGVSYANIERQRSPLVMCEWYRVIMDEVQMAGGGKIEDMVSLIPRRTSFAVSGTPARTQVADLIHVLRFLRVSDYIGPQRLWNRLLRPGYAGEFADFFGHYSVRTVKKAVSEELTIPQQTRYLVSIEMGRVERHVYDQALEMSLAELGLDARGVAASQGWDVDGAILRQAIRRLRAICTHPQVGQLVKPNDKQHKNGTLKSMADVLETMKDQNWRILMEDVKSKIQVRIKIAQLQMLDAAARNRYQVVVETLQVAEQETKKLIEDIELALTQHRAQGEILKNEAAAQRELRAQARSDQGDKDKQRAVSPLISDDEDDDDDDDDHDEDEGDKALPRTEAGKEYKAKRSTFKSRLREARFVLHRVKLLQGDAYHNLGPLHSDQENAAYAAAEQIRRTLLKTTEMGAKKGMQQLALDATSTGVNEQELLIPVPFFEQGGIRSAEMIEELHEIIENVLNEQSTLLWEWRTEIYKLLTQRLNGDGGDDDDADGQEYERNLNNQGEAETYMQAYSALLADRRQALMNERTLLAAHDVREKKSRNTKAAQNALASAETLDLPEDALEEMRPQDQVLLKQLSDQRKELLMDLDGRAVKTIMVQLSGALGRITKDDDPEKVLLKQTITEVRRLIQSQQSMMDKLDADLSLFRKAFNHRVLYFRQLQEISDSVAEVEFEGSRLDALHNAQDDVTILDGKINTNRARQRYLENLASLGGQDDEEDERCCILCRCEFERGFITPCAHVFCEGCLKAWTRRKEGKTCPVCRVPIDADTLQRFTLNGPENPPQKVLNENPRQKIVNGEMVPRSRRQITYNMIDPKLFKKIQKIDAFGDFGNKIQSLVRHLLYLQQNDPGSKSIVFSAWADSLTIVQQALIQNGIQSIRIDRGVRGEGPVKRFKTNPEILVLLLHGERENAGLNITCASRVFLLESVVHHGFEVQAIARIDRMGQTRPTEVYCYYAEDTVERNILDLAVRQGLSLYTKENARGSLNSSFTNNMEKQVVEGAPAYKKGASRSAAKSQKGDFISKIDDMLAVLFPHMYEDAEYLIESEPADQDVVMEDMTNVDFELQSRRSMIMTMNKSTGSVNAIAGPSKVRA; this is encoded by the exons ATGAAGGACACAACGTCCTCCCACATAGTTTCTCTTCGTTCCCTTACTGCGTCGAATCATTGGGGAACTAGTACGACCTACCGTCCTGCTTTgaatctacgcaaggtcgcCCACTTGATCCGCCAATATCACGATGACACCGACGACGCGTCCGTTCCCGAGCCAGAGACTACTGGAAAGGGCAAAAAACGTGCCAGGTCCCCGTCTTCAGACGAGACATGTGATAGAAAAAGATTGAAGACTATCTCTGGGGTATCCGCGACTCACGATGGTCCCAACCAAAATAACCCCTATCCAATCCCGTTCATGAAGTACCCACTGTTTTCCGGTTGGAAGCCTACAAGTCCAGTCCGCAGTTCTCCCGACGGGCCAATTCACTCTGTCCCTGTATTTCACCACGTCTTTGACATCCAATTTTCTAATATCGTTGCCGAAGATGTCACTGCTGCACAACCTCTGACCGACGACTGGTTGGCAGAAGAGGAATGGTTTGCCAAGGAATTGGATAAACAGTTTGGGACCGTGTCGGaacctctttttcttgagcTCGGGGATGTTTACTTCTCGAAGTATAGAAACTGGACACTCGTTCTGTCGGAAAATGGGGGCGAACCGGAGGAAGGGGAGGCATGCTTTGAATGGCTTTCGTTGCTACCTGCCTACAACCCCGACAACATAGACGCAAACGAATATGAGCTCTCTTCCCCAGAAATAGAGGAACTTCTTCCAGCCATCCTCGTTCTTCAGCAAAATGATCGAGCCCATATAACTGGTTTCGCCAAGTTGGCGATACTACCGCACAAGGAAATTCCTTTCAGCCTCCAGATCGATCTGacagtttctcttttgactccCACCATCTTTAAGTCACCGACCGTTTCGTACAAGGTCCAACGTACCCTTATCGAAGACACCCAACGACGGTTCTTACATTTCTTGTATCCTCCCTCCCCACCGCCCAGTTCCTTCAAGGGATGCAACAACGTGGCTTTTTATTACTCTGTCATGAGGCCTGCGCCGGAGTTGCTCACAAAGGATGCGGAAGCGGCGATGCAGCCTGATGGGTTGCTCTCGACGGTGTTGCTGCCCTTCCAGCGTCGTACCGTCGGATGGATGTTGGAACGCGAAGGGATGGATGTGTTGGAAGATGGTAGGATTCAGCCCAGTGAGACTCCGAAGGACTTTGACTTTTGGTATCGTGCTGAAGAAGAGGGGGGTCATGTTTGGTATTTTAACCGTTTGACGAGGATGATTTCGGAAGAGCGACCGAGGAGGTGTCCTGCTTATGGGGGGATACTGGCTGAGGAGCCGGGGTTGGGGAAGACTGTGGAAACGATCGCGCTTATTTCGTTGAATCCAGCGCCTAGTGATAGACAGCCTAGCATGATGCGGTGGGATCCTGAGTCACAGGTTGCTGTTAAGGCAATAAAG TCAACGTTGATTGTTACACCTCAAGCGTTGCAATCGCAGTGGATCGACGAACTGAAAGCTCATGCTCCGCACCTCAAGGTTCTCGTATATGATGGGTGGCTCAAGATTAACCTCCCTGTGACCTCGACGCAAATAGAGAAGGCGAAAGAGATAATGGCCCAGACGAAGCGAAAGGTAGAGAAGAAGGCTGCTCGACCTGCTACGAAGGCAGCGGCCACTGCCAAAATCAAGGGCAAAGGAAAGCGAGGCACAAGTAACGAGGAGAACGCAGCTCCCGGACCTTCAGATCAAGACGTGGAAGAGGAGGTATTGGATTGGTACACCTATGCCCACTCCTTCGATGTCGTTATCACCACGTACAATGTGTTACAATCCGACCTTAACGTCGCAAGACTTCCTCCTGCGCGTCCACGTCGCACTGGGGTAAGCTACGCTAATATTGAGCGTCAGAGGAGTCCACTTGTCATGTGCGAGTGGTATAGAGTTATTATGGATGAAGTACAGATGGCGGGTGGGGGGAAGATAGA AGATATGGTCTCACTGATTCCTCGTCGGACTTCATTCGCTGTGTCAGGAACACCAGCTCGAACACAAGTTGCTGACCTCATCCATGTTTTGAG GTTCTTGCGAGTTAGTGACTACATTGGGCCGCAACGCCTGTGGAACCGCCTTCTCCGTCCGGGTTACGCGGGAGAGTTTGCAGACTTCTTTGGTCATTACTCTGTTCG GACTGTTAAGAAGGCCGTATCTGAGGAGTTGACTATTCCTCAGCAAACTCGTTATTTAGTCAGCATAGAGATGGGTCGTGTTGAACGCCAT GTTTATGATCAAGCACTTGAAATGAGTCTGGCCGAGCTTGGTCTCGATGCGCGAGGTGTAGCGGCTTCGCAAGGTTGGGACGTTGATGGAGCTATATTAAGGCAGGCTATTCGCCGTCTTCGCGCTATTTGTACCCATCCTCag GTCGGCCAACTCGTCAAACCGAACGATAAACAGCATAAAAATGGTACTTTAAAGTCCATGGCCGATGTTCTTGAG ACAATGAAAGACCAAAATTGGCGTATCTTGATGGAGGATGTCAAGTCAAAG ATTCAAGTTAGAATCAAGATAGCTCAACTACAGATGCTCGACGCAGCAGCACGAAACCGGTATCAAGTCGTGGTCGAAACCCTTCAGGTTGCGGAGCAAGAGACCAAGAAATTAATCGAAGATATCGAGTTGGCCCTCACCCAGCATCGCGCTCAAGGAGAGATACTCAAGAATGAGGCTGCTGCACAACGGGAATTGCGTGCTCAAGCTCGGTCAGACCAGGGGGATAAGGACAAGCAGAGGGCAGTGTCACCACTCATTTccgatgatgaagatgatgacgatgacgatgacgaccaCGACGAAGATGAGGGCGACAAAGCTCTCCCTCGTACTGAGGCTGGGAAAGAGTACAAGGCTAAGCGGTCCACCTTCAAGAGCAGGTTGCGAGAAGCCCGTTTTGTTCTTCATAGGGTTAAGCTCCTTCAGGGTGATGCATATCACAATCTTGGCCCATTACATTCAGATCAGGAGAATGCTGCCTATGCAGCTGCAGAACAAATTCGTAGAACTCTTTTGAAAA CCACTGAAATGGGGGCAAAGAAGGGCATGCAACAATTAGCACTGGATGCTACAAGTACAGGAGTCAACGAACAAGAGTTGCTCATTCCCGTTCCTTTCTTTGAGCAAGGGGGTATACGTTCGGCTGAAATG ATCGAGGAACTTCATGAAATCATTGAGAACGTTCTAAATGAACAGTCTACTCTTCTTTGGGAATGGAGAACCGAGATATACAAGCTTCTCACTCAGAGATTGAACGGCGACGGGggcgacgatgacgacgctGATGGGCAAGAGTACGAGCGTAACCTCAATAACCAAGGCGAAGCCGAAACATATATGCAGGCTTATTCAGCCCTTCTTGCTGACAGACGTCAGGCATTGATGAACGAGCGAACGTTGCTGGCCGCGCACGACGTAAG AGAGAAGAAGTCCAGAAACACCAAAGCTGCTCAGAACGCGCTTGCGTCCGCTGAAACCCTGGATCTACCGGAAGACGCTCTTGAAGAGATGCGGCCGCAAGATCAAGTTCTTCTTAAGCAATTGTCTGATCAACGCAAAGAGCTTCTCATGGATCTTGACGGAAGAGCGGTCAAAACC ATCATGGTGCAACTCAGCGGTGCCCTTGGGAGAATAACGAAAGATGACGATCCTGAGAAAGTCTTATTGAAACAAACAATTACAGAAGTTCGGAGGCTAATCCAATCACAAC AGTCGATGATGGATAAACTCGATGCCGATTTATCTCTTTTCCGCAAGGCTTTCAATCATAGGGTATTGTACTTCCGACAGCTCCAAGAAATCTCAGACTCCGTGGCAGAAGTCGAGTTCGAAGGGTCTCGTTTAGACGCGCTGCATAACGCTCAGGATGATGTGACAATTCTCGATGGGAAGATTAACACGAATCGTGCGCGTCAACGTTATCTCGAAAACTTGGCGTCCCTAGGCGGACaagacgacgaggaggaTGAACGATGTTGTATTCTTTGTCGATGTGAATTTGAGCGAGGGTTCATTACACCATG TGCACATGTGTTTTGCGAAGGCTGCTTGAAGGCTTGGACACGAAGGAAGGAGGGTAAAACGTGCCCCGTCTGTCG TGTCCCTATTGACGCTGATACACTACAACGGTTTACTTTGAATGGCCCCGAAAACCCACCGCAAAAGGTTCTCAATGAAAACCCACGGCAAAAGATTGTCAACGGAGAAATGGTCCCGCGAAGTCGAAGACAAATTACCTACAATATGATAG ATCCTAAATTGTTCAAGAAGATTCAAAAGATCGATGCTTTTGGTGATTTTGGTAACAAGATTCAGAGTCTTGTCCGCCATCTGCTGTACCTTCAACAAAATGACCCCGGATCGAAGAGTATCGTCTTCTCTGCATGGGCTGATTCTTTGACCA TCGTTCAGCAAGCCCTGATCCAGAATG GCATACAATCTATCCGTATCGACCGTGGTGTACGGGGAGAAGGCCCGGTGAAGAGATTCAAGACAAACCCAGAGATACTAGTTCTTCTGCTGCACGG TGAACGAGAGAACGCTGGTTTGAACATTACCTGCGCTTCTCGGGTATTCCTGTTGGAGAGTGTTGTGCACCATGGTTTCGAGGTGCAAG CGATTGCAAGGATTGACAGAATGGGTCAAACTCGTCCTACGGAAG TGTATTGCTACTATGCAGAAG ACACCGTAGAGCGGAATATCCTGGACTTGGCCGTGCGACAAGGCCTCTCGCTGTACACCAAGGAAAA